The following proteins are co-located in the Bacillus pumilus genome:
- a CDS encoding TetR/AcrR family transcriptional regulator has translation MLKSTNQRIIRATMDLLSEKGYQKTTTKEIATKANVSEATIFRNFKNKRGVIAAIMKMKSTPTKTLEAEFKGDLYTDLKFLGNYFLEDLTSKKEFIYISMREPTMFKDITDHEKLYPQELREMLTQYFKTMGAQHHVLKGNEEIYADIFISTYFGFFIQQLEQDLQLVLTQKEDFIETCTHIFMRGISPA, from the coding sequence TTGTTAAAATCAACAAATCAACGAATCATTCGCGCAACGATGGACTTATTGTCTGAAAAGGGCTATCAAAAAACAACAACAAAAGAAATTGCGACAAAAGCGAATGTGAGTGAAGCGACCATTTTTCGTAACTTTAAAAACAAACGCGGCGTCATTGCTGCCATTATGAAAATGAAATCAACACCAACTAAAACGCTAGAAGCAGAATTCAAAGGAGATCTATACACTGATTTAAAATTTCTAGGCAACTATTTCCTTGAAGATTTGACTTCAAAAAAAGAATTTATCTATATCAGCATGAGAGAACCCACTATGTTTAAGGATATAACAGATCATGAAAAACTTTATCCTCAAGAACTGAGGGAAATGCTGACACAATATTTCAAAACGATGGGTGCTCAGCATCATGTATTAAAAGGAAATGAAGAAATCTATGCAGACATTTTCATTAGTACGTATTTCGGTTTTTTCATTCAACAGCTAGAACAAGACTTACAGCTCGTTTTAACACAGAAAGAAGACTTTATCGAGACATGCACACACATTTTCATGAGAGGAATTTCTCCCGCTTAA